The following are encoded in a window of Castanea sativa cultivar Marrone di Chiusa Pesio chromosome 5, ASM4071231v1 genomic DNA:
- the LOC142634595 gene encoding heavy metal-associated isoprenylated plant protein 47-like — protein MTGDKCRTKALKLAAGAEGVTSVAIEGDDKSLVVVIGDEVDSVCLTRSLRKKVGYATIVSVAQLEESDEKKDEEHTTTPTICYSGYGQYPQLPSYYRVVSDPWPSNWFFM, from the exons ATGACTGGTGACAAATGTAGAACCAAGGCCTTGAAGCTTGCTGCAGGGGCAGAAG GTGTGACCTCTGTGGCAATCGAAGGAGACGATAAAAGTCTGGTGGTAGTTATAGGAGATGAAGTTGATTCGGTTTGCTTGACCCGGTCACTGAGGAAGAAGGTTGGCTATGCAACCATAGTGAGTGTGGCACAACTGGAAGAAAGTGATGAGAAGAAAGATGAAGAACACACCACAACTCCAACTATATGCTATTCGGGTTATGGCCAATATCCACAGTTACCTTCGTACTATAGAGTGGTTTCTGATCCATGGCCTAGCAATTGGTTCTTCATGTGA
- the LOC142634421 gene encoding putative disease resistance RPP13-like protein 3 has product MRPGATVQLSDVEKEWVKAIDAVVHKAKSCRQTYQRLSRRRQFLRWVFSVVMDFRKISGLRTEIDAVIDEMYDHLCRKCRKIYGSLERSRSIVRSLQDRPLVEQNSYTYNRAVRLPPTHSIEEKLKDLIHRKPDLVRDKKDDIQYKIEFRVKLLLAFLEDLDGLRMDTKTEKAWVKLVEEAILELQQDMESILKIANRMSWIFYIGNWIAKRKLKKSHEHYERKFRNLIAHKDICDFKFIRRDSLKSVHRSQKKQMFSSEATAASDDGISSHLNNFHNQLSQGQAMEDFTQLHSRLKDVHKLLMDAKAIEGIKHSRMAWTDQLKEIIEDAGKSLKSHGESSRSEWSENQNKTESPSKFKEIRRFNIALRILGRSITIFRIEQRREENLVVGMDEDVHKVVSQLITNSENCSTHFIVGMKGIGKTTLAKMVFYHSAIQNHFESRYWVPLTDRVDEEKNVILKRLGQTLMPAPATNKEGKEKEEGTNMEWKEKDYSIKELNGFLKGKKYLIVLDNILSVEAWESLKAAFRDGTNGSRILITTRHESVASNAEHYYKLRLRTKDESLSLFQQMVNLPSETSDQPDLSPEAGESQKLNSLAHKVVGRCGGLPLSILSLGYLFSGTENVTYEKLLKVLDHIDHNQTPWTEIIDSEVKDLQPPLGQCLSYFGLFPKDTETSARRLVALWVAEGLVKPSEQEPPELVARKILKELINLNLVQVVERRPNGKEKTCSFPSALRDLWLRSNASFDQRLAHNADEHEHGKNLQNLLRSCRNPRSILFFDTREGNKPGEEIGNFLSLGIASGHLLQLQVLDLEHVFRPQLPDTIGKLIHLTYLGLRWTYLEKIPSSIGNLTNLQTLDVMHTYIRVLPSSIWKLKKLQHLCMNQIYRSQIKHQSSGSSLQNLQTLRGAFVDKDSPLKDSLRRLTNLRKLALAFQLNLSQQMALAESLLNLKQLKALKLKSIDEMGQPQDLKATFLLGLENLSNLYLFGKLENASINRLPQSLTDLTLSASGLLDDPMPELEKLKKLECLSLYSGSYTGKSMSCSKGGFPQLHVLNFWMLKELEEWNVVEEAMPKLKKLEIRSCNSLKVPTGLGTLKTLSELKLKDMPVKFIAEIEKTKEIIWDDIALSPVINY; this is encoded by the coding sequence ATGAGACCAGGAGCAACTGTACAACTAAGCGATGTTGAGAAAGAATGGGTAAAAGCAATCGATGCAGTGGTTCATAAGGCAAAGTCTTGCCGCCAAACCTACCAGAGACTGAGTCGAAGAAGACAATTTCTGAGGTGGGTTTTCTCCGTTGTAATGGATTTCAGAAAAATCAGTGGCCTCCGCACTGAAATAGATGCTGTGATCGATGAGATGTATGATCATCTCTGCAGGAAATGTAGAAAGATCTATGGATCACTAGAGAGGTCAAGGTCTATTGTTAGAAGCCTGCAGGACAGACCACTGGTGGAACAAAACTCTTATACTTATAATCGAGCTGTGCGACTGCCACCAACTCATTCTATTGAAGAGAAATTGAAGGACCTAATCCATAGAAAGCCGGATTTAGTACGAGACAAGAAAGACGACATACAGTACAAAATTGAGTTTCGGGTGAAGCTACTGCTTGCTTTCCTGGAAGATTTAGATGGGCTTAGAATGGACACTAAAACGGAGAAGGCCTGGGTGAAGCTTGTGGAGGAGGCCATACTCGAACTACAGCAAGACATGGAGAGCATACTGAAAATAGCAAATCGAATGAGTTGGATTTTCTATATCGGTAATTGGATAGCAAAGCGTAAGCTCAAGAAGAGCCATGAGCACTACGAAAGAAAGTTTCGGAACCTCATTGCACATAAGGACATCTgtgatttcaaatttattagaagagattcaTTAAAATCTGTCCATCGGTCGCAGAAAAAGCAAATGTTTTCATCTGAGGCCACAGCAGCCAGTGACGATGGTATTTCTTCTCATCTGAACAACTTTCACAATCAGCTCAGTCAGGGGCAAGCCATGGAAGATTTCACACAACTACACAGTCGTTTAAAGGATGTACACAAACTTCTCATGGATGCAAAAGCAATTGAAGGTATAAAGCATTCAAGAATGGCTTGGACGGATCAACTGAAGGAAATTATTGAAGATGCAGGAAAATCATTGAAATCCCATGGAGAAAGTTCCCGCTCGGAGTGGAgtgaaaatcaaaacaagaCAGAGTCTCCGTCAAAGTTCAAAGAAATTAGGCGATTTAATATAGCACTCAGAATTCTCGGGAGAAGCATAACAATATTTCGCATCGAACAGAGGAGAGAGGAGAACTTGGTAGTCGGCATGGATGAAGATGTACATAAAGTAGTCTCACAACTAATCACCAACAGTGAGAATTGCTCCACGCATTTTATTGTGGGGATGAAGGGCATCGGTAAGACAACACTGGCGAAGATGGTTTTTTACCATAGTGCTATTCAGAACCATTTTGAGTCCAGATACTGGGTGCCTCTAACTGATAGAgtggatgaggaaaagaatGTAATCCTGAAAAGATTAGGACAGACGTTAATGCCTGCACCGGCAACCAATAAGGAAGGGAAGGAAAAAGAGGAAGGGACTAATATGGAATGGAAGGAAAAAGATTACTCGATCAAGGAGCTGAATGGGTTCTTGAAGGGTAAGAAGTACCTTATAGTTCTGGACAACATCTTGTCAGTGGAAGCCTGGGAGAGTTTAAAAGCCGCATTCCGGGATGGCACAAATGGGAGTAGAATTTTGATCACCACACGGCACGAGAGTGTAGCTTCAAATGCTGAGCACTACTACAAACTTCGACTACGAACCAAAGATGAGAGCTTGAGTTTGTTTCAACAGATGGTCAACCTTCCCTCTGAAACTTCTGACCAGCCTGACCTCTCTCCAGAAGCAGGAGAATCACAAAAACTGAATTCGCTCGCACACAAAGTAGTAGGAAGGTGTGGGGGCTTGCCACTTTCCATCTTAAGTCTTGGGTATCTATTTTCAGGGACGGAGAATGTGACTTATGAGAAGTTGTTGAAGGTGCTTGACCATATTGATCATAACCAAACACCATGGACGGAAATTATAGATTCCGAAGTAAAAGACTTGCAACCACCTCTAGGGCAATGTCTTTCTTATTTTGGACTCTTCCCCAAGGACACCGAAACTTCAGCAAGGAGATTAGTTGCTTTGTGGGTTGCAGAAGGGTTGGTAAAGCCAAGTGAGCAAGAGCCTCCTGAATTAGTTGCAAGGAAGATTCTGAAAGAGTTGATAAACCTCAACTTGGTACAAGTGGTGGAAAGAAGGCCTAACGGGAAGGAAAAGACATGTAGTTTCCCTAGTGCTCTGCGAGATTTATGGTTGCGATCAAATGCAAGCTTTGATCAGCGGCTTGCTCATAATGCTGATGAACATGAACATggtaaaaatttacaaaatttattgcGAAGCTGCAGAAATCCCCGCTCAATTCTCTTTTTTGATACTCGAGAAGGAAATAAACCTGGAGAAGAAATAGGTAACTTCCTTTCTCTGGGTATTGCAAGTGGTCATCTATTACAGTTACAAGTCCTTGATCTTGAACACGTATTTCGACCCCAATTGCCAGACACTATAGGAAAATTAATTCATTTAACATATTTGGGGTTAAGGTGGACTTACCTGGAGAAGATCCCATCGTCAATTGGCAACTTAACAAACCTCCAAACTCTGGATGTGATGCATACTTATATCCGTGTTCTCCCTAGTTCAATATGGAAATTGAAGAAACTTCAGCACCTATGCATGAACCAAATTTATCGAAGCCAAATCAAGCATCAATCAAGTGGGAGTTCTTTGCAAAATCTCCAAACATTGAGGGGTGCATTTGTAGATAAGGACAGTCCTCTAAAGGATAGCCTCCGTAGGTTGACCAACCTTAGAAAATTGGCACTAGCTTTCCAACTGAACCTGTCACAGCAAATGGCACTAGCTGAGAGTCTTTTGAACCTGAAGCAGCTTAAAGCTTTGAAGTTGAAATCAATTGATGAAATGGGTCAGCCTCAAGATCTAAAGGCGACTTTCTTGTTAGGCCTTGAAAATCTTTCCAACCTATATCTGTTTGGAAAACTAGAGAATGCATCCATTAATAGACTCCCACAAAGCCTAACTGACCTTACCTTATCTGCCTCTGGACTTTTAGATGATCCAATGCCAGAGTTAGAGAAACTTAAAAAGCTTGAATGTCTCAGTTTGTACTCTGGTTCTTATACTGGGAAAAGCATGTCATGCTCCAAGGGAGGCTTTCCCCAGCTTCATGTTCTGAACTTCTGGATGCTTAAGGAATTGGAAGAATGGAATGTGGTGGAGGAAGCAATGCCAAAGCTCAAGAAGTTAGAGATTCGTTCCTGCAACAGTTTGAAGGTCCCAACTGGGTTGGGGACTCTGAAGACTCTTAGTGAATTGAAGTTAAAGGATATGCCGGTGAAATTCATAGCAGAAATTGAGAAAACCAAGGAGATAATTTGGGACGACATTGCTCTATCTCCGGTCATAAATTATTGA